In Morococcus cerebrosus, a single genomic region encodes these proteins:
- a CDS encoding heavy-metal-associated domain-containing protein: MQTITLNIEGMTCGGCVKSVTSILEGVNGVDKAEVSLENKNAVVEFDPAQTNPAALIEAVEDGGFDAAL, encoded by the coding sequence ATGCAAACCATCACATTAAACATCGAAGGCATGACCTGCGGCGGCTGCGTGAAAAGCGTTACCAGCATCCTCGAAGGCGTAAACGGCGTGGACAAGGCCGAAGTGAGCCTGGAAAACAAGAACGCCGTCGTGGAATTCGACCCCGCCCAAACCAACCCCGCCGCGCTGATAGAAGCGGTGGAAGACGGCGGCTTTGATGCGGCTTTGTAA
- a CDS encoding heavy metal translocating P-type ATPase has translation MQQRVRFQIEGMTCQACASRIEKVLNKKDFVAEAGVNFASEEAQVVFDDSQTSAADIAKIIEKTGYGAKEKTEDALPQPEETTHVSWRLWLLLAINIPFLIGMAGMMIGRHDWMIPPLWQFALASVVQLWLAIPFYKSAWASIKGGLANMDVLVTIGTVSIYLYSVYMLFFSPHAAHGMAHVYFEVGVMVIGFVSLGKFLEHRTKKSSLNSLGLLLKLTPTQVNVQRDGEWKQLPIDQVQIGDLIRANHGERIAADGIIESGSGWADESHLTGESNPEEKKAGGKVLAGALMTEGSVVYRATQLGSQTLLGDMMNALSEAQGSKAPIARVADKAAAVFVPAVVGIALLTFIATWLVKGDWTVALMHAVAVLVIACPCALGLATPAAIMVGMGKAVKHGIWFKDAAAMEEAAHVDAVVLDKTGTLTEGRPQVAAVYCVPDSGFDEDDLYRLASAVEQNAAHPLARAIVSAAQARGLEIPAAQNAQTVVGAGITAEVEGVGLVKAGKAEFAELKLPENLSDDVWRIASIVAVSANGKPIGAFALADALKADTAEAIDRLKKHGIDVYIMSGDNQGTVEYVAKQLGIAHAFGNMSPRDKAAEVQKLKTAGKTVAMVGDGINDAPALAAANVSFAMKGGADVAEHTASATLMQHSVNQLADALLVSQATLKNIKQNLFFAFFYNILGIPLAALGFLNPVIAGAAMAASSVSVLGNALRLKRVKIE, from the coding sequence ATGCAACAAAGAGTCCGTTTCCAAATCGAAGGCATGACCTGTCAGGCCTGCGCTTCGCGCATTGAGAAAGTGTTGAACAAAAAAGACTTTGTCGCCGAAGCGGGGGTGAACTTCGCCAGCGAAGAGGCGCAGGTGGTGTTTGACGACAGCCAAACCTCCGCCGCCGACATCGCCAAAATCATCGAGAAAACCGGTTACGGCGCAAAAGAAAAGACAGAAGACGCGCTGCCACAGCCCGAAGAAACAACGCATGTAAGCTGGCGGCTGTGGCTTTTGCTGGCAATCAATATCCCGTTCCTTATCGGTATGGCGGGCATGATGATTGGTCGGCACGATTGGATGATTCCGCCGTTGTGGCAGTTCGCATTGGCGAGTGTGGTGCAGCTTTGGCTGGCAATCCCGTTTTACAAAAGCGCGTGGGCGAGTATTAAAGGCGGGCTGGCGAATATGGACGTACTCGTTACCATCGGCACGGTGTCGATTTATCTGTATTCCGTCTATATGCTGTTTTTCAGCCCGCACGCAGCGCACGGCATGGCGCATGTGTATTTTGAAGTAGGCGTGATGGTGATTGGTTTTGTGTCGCTGGGTAAGTTTTTGGAACACCGCACCAAAAAATCCAGCCTGAACAGCTTGGGCTTGCTGCTGAAACTCACGCCGACTCAAGTCAACGTGCAACGCGATGGCGAATGGAAACAACTGCCCATCGACCAAGTGCAAATTGGCGACCTAATCCGCGCCAACCACGGCGAACGCATTGCCGCCGACGGCATTATTGAAAGCGGCAGCGGCTGGGCGGACGAGAGCCACCTCACCGGCGAATCCAATCCCGAAGAGAAAAAGGCGGGTGGCAAAGTGTTGGCGGGCGCGCTGATGACCGAAGGCAGCGTGGTGTACCGAGCCACACAGCTCGGCAGCCAAACCCTGCTCGGCGACATGATGAATGCGCTCTCCGAAGCGCAGGGCAGCAAAGCGCCGATTGCGCGCGTGGCGGATAAAGCGGCGGCGGTGTTCGTGCCTGCCGTCGTGGGCATCGCGCTTTTGACCTTTATCGCCACTTGGCTGGTTAAAGGCGATTGGACGGTGGCGCTAATGCACGCCGTTGCCGTTTTGGTGATTGCCTGCCCGTGCGCGCTCGGTTTGGCAACGCCTGCCGCGATTATGGTCGGCATGGGCAAGGCGGTGAAACACGGGATTTGGTTTAAAGACGCGGCGGCGATGGAAGAAGCCGCCCACGTCGATGCCGTCGTGTTGGACAAAACCGGCACGCTGACCGAAGGCAGGCCGCAGGTTGCCGCCGTCTATTGCGTGCCCGACAGCGGCTTTGACGAAGACGATTTGTACCGCCTCGCCTCCGCCGTCGAACAAAACGCCGCCCACCCGCTCGCCCGCGCCATCGTCTCCGCCGCCCAAGCGCGCGGTTTGGAGATTCCCGCCGCACAAAACGCGCAAACCGTCGTCGGCGCAGGCATTACCGCCGAAGTCGAAGGCGTGGGCTTGGTAAAAGCGGGCAAAGCCGAATTTGCCGAATTAAAGTTGCCTGAAAACCTTTCAGACGACGTCTGGCGCATCGCAAGCATCGTCGCCGTTTCCGCCAACGGCAAACCCATCGGCGCATTCGCACTCGCCGACGCGCTGAAAGCCGATACCGCCGAAGCCATAGACCGTCTGAAAAAACACGGCATCGACGTTTACATCATGAGCGGCGACAACCAAGGCACGGTCGAATACGTCGCCAAACAACTGGGTATCGCACACGCCTTCGGCAACATGAGTCCGCGCGACAAAGCCGCCGAAGTGCAGAAACTCAAAACTGCCGGCAAAACTGTGGCAATGGTCGGCGACGGCATCAACGACGCACCCGCGCTCGCCGCCGCCAACGTCAGCTTCGCCATGAAAGGTGGAGCGGACGTTGCCGAACACACCGCATCTGCCACACTGATGCAGCATTCAGTCAACCAGCTCGCCGATGCCCTGCTGGTATCGCAGGCAACTTTGAAAAACATCAAGCAAAACCTGTTTTTCGCTTTCTTCTACAATATCTTGGGCATCCCGCTCGCCGCGCTTGGCTTCTTAAATCCCGTCATCGCAGGCGCGGCAATGGCGGCAAGCTCGGTTTCGGTGTTGGGCAATGCGTTGAGGCTGAAGCGGGTGAAGATTGAGTAA
- the ttcA gene encoding tRNA 2-thiocytidine(32) synthetase TtcA, translated as MSKKTKQELENNKLNKRLRHAVGDAINDFNMIEPGDKIMVCLSGGKDSYALLDILRQLQASAPIDFELVAVNLDQKQPGFPEEVLPTYLESIGVPYKIVEEDTYSTVKRVLDEGKTTCSLCSRLRRGILYRTAKELGCTKIALGHHRDDILATMFLNMFYGGKLKAMPPKLVSDNGEHIVIRPLAYVKEKDLIKYAELKQFPIIPCNLCGSQPNLQRQVIGDMLRDWDKRFPGRIESMFSALQNVVPSHLADPELFDFVGLERGQTLKHGGDLAFDSEKMPERYSDGSEEDESEIKITPSKPERKIINILANKPKTCGA; from the coding sequence ATGTCCAAAAAAACCAAGCAAGAATTAGAGAACAACAAACTCAACAAACGCCTGCGCCACGCCGTCGGCGACGCGATTAACGATTTCAACATGATTGAACCGGGCGACAAAATCATGGTCTGCCTCTCCGGTGGCAAAGACAGCTACGCCCTATTAGACATCCTGCGCCAGCTCCAAGCCAGCGCGCCGATTGATTTCGAACTGGTTGCCGTCAATCTTGACCAAAAACAGCCGGGCTTCCCCGAAGAAGTGCTGCCGACCTATCTCGAAAGCATAGGCGTACCGTACAAAATCGTCGAAGAGGACACCTACTCCACCGTTAAACGCGTATTGGACGAAGGCAAAACGACTTGTTCGCTGTGCAGCCGCCTGCGCCGCGGCATCCTCTACCGCACCGCAAAAGAATTGGGCTGCACCAAAATCGCCTTGGGACACCACCGCGACGACATCCTCGCCACCATGTTTTTAAATATGTTTTACGGCGGCAAACTCAAAGCCATGCCGCCCAAATTGGTGAGCGACAACGGCGAACACATCGTCATCCGCCCGCTGGCGTATGTGAAAGAAAAAGATTTGATCAAATATGCCGAACTGAAGCAATTCCCAATCATCCCTTGCAACCTCTGCGGCTCGCAGCCCAACCTGCAACGCCAAGTCATCGGCGATATGCTGCGCGATTGGGACAAACGCTTCCCCGGCCGTATTGAATCCATGTTCTCCGCCCTGCAAAACGTCGTACCCTCCCATCTTGCCGACCCCGAGCTTTTCGACTTCGTCGGTTTGGAACGCGGTCAAACCTTGAAACACGGCGGCGATTTGGCGTTTGACAGCGAAAAAATGCCCGAACGCTACTCCGATGGCAGCGAAGAAGACGAAAGCGAAATCAAAATCACCCCGTCCAAACCCGAACGCAAAATCATCAACATTCTGGCAAACAAGCCGAAAACTTGCGGCGCATAA